A stretch of Kaistella flava (ex Peng et al. 2021) DNA encodes these proteins:
- a CDS encoding DUF262 domain-containing protein, translating to MKITPTPLTISQLFSTRNEQFFIPAYQRRYAWKWKQCKDLFNDIKNLTDDDSHLLGNLVCLTGAHTAKINQLEVIDGQQRITTLSLLLTALSKAFEEKKDTEEASKIEGYLKASGVDRVKENKVTLGELDNPDYIKVLKDADPETIHNENLKNNFAYFTEWISELTDDEFNSFYYKLMDKVSVIRLDVFQAKDAYKLFETINNRGLSLSPTDIIKNFLLGHASSLDQETLTAVKENWRDIIISLDGIDTDEFFRHFMCSQLRKKITYTFLNDEFKKLYVNSVEACEGLAEYRVYSTMKIEKEEDDIEDELESDEEIENSSKEEVEDEKSEEQKITAVSFTEMLANYAKTYSYIRNRKFSNNKINNAILDLQRIKSIPTYTFLLELFSRDNITDSDRIVILKMVAVFMLRRHICLRQTAILDDIFSDLVNMLDKHNIIDAVGKRLSKDIPDDEEFKLNFVKADYKRSINRAKYVLEQFEYKLHETEGEFTINSGVEVHLEHIIPQTITTKKSKKEFGDWELYLGEGAKHKHSDVVNRIGNLTLLGQKLNIVASNNPFEDKVEQYNKSSLKITKEIAENYEEFKFDQVASRSKDLADKAIKIWKI from the coding sequence ATGAAAATAACACCAACACCACTTACGATAAGTCAATTGTTCAGTACTCGGAATGAGCAATTTTTCATCCCTGCCTACCAAAGAAGATATGCCTGGAAATGGAAGCAGTGTAAAGACTTATTTAACGATATCAAAAACTTAACCGATGATGATTCTCATCTACTCGGCAATTTAGTTTGTTTAACAGGCGCACACACTGCGAAAATTAATCAGTTAGAAGTGATTGACGGGCAACAAAGAATTACGACTTTGTCTCTACTGCTAACGGCATTAAGTAAAGCTTTTGAAGAAAAGAAAGATACTGAAGAGGCAAGTAAAATAGAGGGTTACCTTAAAGCAAGTGGAGTTGATCGCGTGAAGGAAAATAAAGTAACATTGGGCGAACTGGACAATCCCGATTACATTAAAGTTTTAAAGGATGCTGATCCGGAAACCATTCACAATGAAAATCTTAAAAATAACTTTGCCTATTTTACAGAATGGATTTCAGAACTGACGGATGATGAGTTCAATTCATTCTATTATAAATTGATGGATAAAGTATCGGTGATTCGTTTAGATGTTTTCCAAGCGAAAGATGCTTACAAACTTTTTGAAACCATCAACAATCGAGGATTAAGTTTAAGTCCCACCGACATCATTAAAAATTTTCTGTTAGGCCATGCTTCAAGCTTGGATCAGGAGACTTTAACAGCGGTAAAGGAAAATTGGAGGGATATAATTATCTCACTTGATGGAATAGATACCGACGAATTCTTCAGACACTTTATGTGTTCTCAATTAAGGAAAAAAATCACTTATACATTTTTGAATGATGAGTTTAAAAAATTATATGTTAATTCCGTAGAAGCCTGTGAAGGTCTAGCCGAGTATAGAGTTTACAGTACAATGAAAATTGAAAAGGAGGAAGATGATATTGAAGATGAACTTGAATCCGATGAGGAAATAGAAAATAGCAGTAAAGAAGAAGTTGAAGATGAGAAGAGTGAAGAACAAAAGATTACAGCCGTTTCTTTTACTGAAATGTTGGCAAATTATGCAAAAACATATTCCTATATCAGAAATCGAAAGTTCTCCAATAATAAAATAAACAACGCTATATTAGATTTACAACGTATAAAGTCAATTCCAACCTATACTTTTTTATTGGAATTGTTCTCTCGAGACAATATCACCGATTCGGATAGAATTGTTATTCTGAAAATGGTCGCAGTATTTATGCTTAGAAGACATATTTGCTTGAGACAGACTGCTATATTGGACGATATATTTTCAGACTTAGTAAACATGTTAGATAAACACAATATTATCGATGCAGTAGGTAAGCGGTTGAGTAAAGATATTCCTGATGATGAAGAGTTTAAATTAAATTTTGTAAAAGCAGATTACAAGAGAAGTATCAATAGAGCTAAATATGTTCTAGAGCAATTTGAATATAAACTCCATGAAACCGAAGGAGAGTTTACTATTAATTCTGGTGTAGAAGTTCATTTGGAACATATTATCCCCCAAACGATAACTACCAAAAAATCAAAGAAAGAATTTGGTGATTGGGAATTGTATTTAGGAGAAGGTGCGAAACACAAGCACAGTGATGTAGTTAACAGAATTGGGAACTTAACATTATTGGGACAAAAATTAAATATTGTTGCATCCAATAATCCTTTTGAGGATAAAGTAGAACAATACAATAAATCATCGCTGAAAATAACTAAGGAAATCGCTGAAAATTATGAAGAATTTAAATTTGATCAGGTTGCGAGCAGATCAAAAGATTTAGCAGATAAGGCGATAAAAATCTGGAAAATATAA
- the pglX gene encoding BREX-1 system adenine-specific DNA-methyltransferase PglX, which yields MALTQGARNKIRSVVQSAKKLLMNEFESQLQQYYGIRPDGSYLLVEELTTRKASEIETARLLRQRLHYLEEGIAGTKKAPEAVRQLIREQAFTILNRFAAVRMSEERNIIRESIRKGFQSEGFLVYDQLTGGAKTADEFTRYTWYIGHVFDELAIDLPAVFDRFSPYALLFPSERVLLELLTIINDDELKMYRETGQQPVNLWIEDETIGWIYQYYNSREEISEMRDASGAPRNSRELAVRNQFFTPRYVVQFLVDNSLGRQWFEMTNGQTSLVDSCQYMVKREHEIFLKKGESIPETTIEGANYIEYRELKDPREILMLDPACGSMHFGLYCFDLYEQIYIEAWDNHPELMQDLRADYLREDFIKMIPGFILRYNIHGVDIDPRAIQIAGLSLWLRAQKTFDRLNLQPADRPAISKSNLVLAEPMPGDVHMLAEFTQSLPGPIGKLVRVIWDKMQLVGETGLLLKIEEELKKEIEITKAEYEKHKDSSAQLSIFDEGPELKMREMAAIYGKGQKISKDFFDTAEDEVLKALQRFSENAEGSDAFQKLLFAEDTARGFAFIELCRKRYDVIVMNPPFGAASKNSKKYIEDNYSLSKADLASVFIDRMLLMLSNDANLGSITTRTIFFLSTYSAWRRKYILEENQIQTMIDLGGGVLDAMVETSAYVIKKGKSTNKSIFFRLTDYQDKELNLKTVLLDSLSNNTYKLNPNLFLLLPNAPLCYWAINKAFDLSKDNPKISDTTASAKKGLDTGNNFRFIRNQWEIIEQNNWEFFILNEESTRIFGDYYTVINWKEKGKEVKVYGGNIRNEKEYFKEGLSWAFRSVYFKPHIIPKGFIPTSSKSLMVFSHADDISVICGLFNSQLYDYIIKLNLEKDYQPAYNNGTVNNLPIPHLNAVLVNAIKQIVLTNYEKLKYVKALDSKSVNFKFNTFVNKKSISIFLQNITEKLQNYRDQYVSDLSELNSLVFNYFQITELERDAILRIVLKAGEDDEGKIFQIDKKSQFDKILTILVGSAFGRWDIRILKHWDQEWSDEDIFKARKHSPFLYGKRESTLDLVLPEYHDKIKEIWEIPYPIKVLEEVATVSDINPIVGKLKEVIQYFWPETHGTIEEELTEHFKVNELSEIFDKHSKFFEAHLKDYSRNKRVSPIYWHLGVPSGKFNVWVYYPKLNAGSLFKIINELVDPKIKEVAKEVEGLEFNGTGKELNDQKLFLAELEDFKEELLRVAQLPYQPNQDDGVLITAAPLHNLFRHPKWKKATQDCWKQLEKGDYDWAHLAYSIWPDRVRKKCVKDLSMAIAHGLEDICTVKPKETKGKIVK from the coding sequence ATGGCATTAACACAAGGCGCAAGAAATAAAATAAGATCCGTTGTTCAGTCTGCGAAAAAATTGCTGATGAACGAGTTCGAAAGTCAATTACAACAGTATTATGGCATTCGTCCGGATGGTTCTTATTTATTGGTAGAGGAATTAACAACGCGCAAAGCATCCGAAATTGAAACTGCACGATTACTCCGGCAGCGTCTTCATTATTTGGAAGAAGGAATTGCGGGTACCAAAAAAGCTCCCGAAGCAGTACGGCAGTTAATACGTGAACAGGCCTTTACTATTTTGAACCGTTTCGCTGCCGTAAGAATGTCGGAGGAAAGAAATATCATCCGCGAATCTATTCGTAAAGGATTTCAATCGGAAGGCTTCCTTGTCTACGATCAGTTGACCGGCGGTGCCAAAACAGCAGATGAATTTACGCGCTATACTTGGTATATCGGTCATGTTTTTGATGAACTGGCAATCGATCTCCCAGCGGTGTTTGACCGTTTTTCTCCCTACGCTTTATTGTTCCCCTCTGAAAGAGTCTTGCTTGAATTACTCACCATCATCAATGATGACGAGTTGAAGATGTATCGGGAAACCGGACAACAACCTGTAAACCTATGGATAGAAGATGAAACAATCGGTTGGATTTACCAGTATTACAATAGCCGCGAGGAAATTTCTGAAATGCGCGACGCTTCCGGTGCTCCCAGAAACAGTCGGGAGTTAGCCGTTAGAAATCAGTTCTTCACGCCGAGATATGTCGTGCAGTTTTTGGTGGATAACAGTTTGGGAAGACAATGGTTTGAAATGACCAATGGACAAACTTCTCTGGTTGATTCCTGCCAATATATGGTGAAAAGAGAACATGAGATTTTTCTGAAAAAAGGAGAATCAATTCCTGAGACCACCATTGAAGGCGCCAATTATATTGAATACCGAGAATTAAAAGATCCACGGGAAATACTGATGCTCGATCCTGCTTGTGGATCCATGCACTTTGGATTGTATTGTTTTGATCTTTATGAACAGATTTATATCGAAGCTTGGGATAATCATCCGGAATTAATGCAAGATCTAAGAGCAGATTATTTGCGGGAAGATTTTATTAAAATGATTCCCGGTTTTATTCTTCGTTATAATATTCATGGAGTAGATATCGATCCTCGTGCGATACAGATTGCCGGACTCAGTTTATGGTTGCGGGCGCAGAAGACATTTGACCGACTGAACTTACAGCCTGCAGACCGACCTGCGATCAGCAAAAGTAATTTGGTCTTGGCAGAACCTATGCCGGGAGATGTACATATGTTGGCTGAGTTTACCCAAAGTTTACCAGGCCCAATTGGAAAATTGGTGCGCGTAATTTGGGATAAAATGCAGTTAGTTGGTGAAACCGGACTTCTATTGAAAATTGAAGAGGAACTGAAGAAAGAAATTGAAATTACAAAAGCGGAGTACGAAAAACACAAAGACAGCTCTGCTCAATTGAGCATTTTTGATGAAGGCCCTGAACTTAAAATGCGAGAAATGGCCGCCATTTATGGCAAAGGTCAAAAGATCAGCAAAGACTTTTTTGATACCGCGGAAGATGAAGTGTTGAAAGCTTTACAACGTTTCTCTGAAAATGCAGAAGGTAGTGATGCTTTTCAGAAATTACTCTTTGCAGAAGATACTGCACGCGGTTTTGCATTTATAGAATTGTGCAGAAAAAGGTATGACGTCATTGTCATGAATCCACCATTTGGAGCAGCTTCGAAAAACTCTAAAAAATATATTGAAGATAATTATTCTCTAAGTAAGGCAGATTTAGCATCAGTATTTATAGATCGAATGCTTCTTATGCTTTCTAACGATGCCAATTTAGGAAGTATTACTACCAGAACAATATTTTTCCTAAGCACTTATTCTGCTTGGCGTAGAAAATACATCCTTGAGGAAAATCAAATCCAAACGATGATAGATTTGGGTGGAGGAGTTCTTGATGCGATGGTAGAAACTTCAGCTTATGTAATTAAAAAAGGAAAAAGTACTAACAAATCAATATTTTTCAGACTGACTGATTATCAAGATAAAGAACTAAATTTAAAGACAGTTCTTTTAGATTCTTTATCTAATAATACCTATAAATTAAATCCAAATTTATTTTTATTATTACCAAATGCTCCTCTTTGCTACTGGGCAATAAATAAAGCATTTGATCTTTCAAAAGATAATCCGAAAATAAGTGATACTACCGCAAGTGCTAAAAAAGGGTTAGATACGGGAAATAATTTTAGATTTATCCGAAATCAGTGGGAAATAATTGAACAAAATAATTGGGAGTTTTTTATTCTTAATGAAGAAAGTACTAGGATATTCGGGGATTATTACACAGTTATTAATTGGAAAGAGAAAGGTAAGGAAGTAAAAGTTTACGGAGGAAATATCAGAAATGAAAAAGAATATTTCAAAGAAGGTTTAAGCTGGGCTTTTAGAAGTGTTTATTTTAAACCTCACATAATTCCAAAAGGATTTATACCAACAAGTTCTAAATCTTTGATGGTATTCTCCCATGCTGATGATATTTCAGTAATTTGTGGATTATTTAATTCGCAACTTTATGATTATATTATTAAATTGAATTTAGAGAAGGATTATCAACCAGCATATAATAATGGAACAGTTAACAATTTACCAATTCCACATTTAAATGCGGTTCTTGTTAATGCGATTAAGCAAATAGTTTTAACAAATTATGAAAAATTAAAATACGTCAAAGCACTTGATTCCAAAAGTGTTAACTTTAAATTTAACACTTTTGTGAATAAAAAGTCTATCTCTATTTTCTTGCAAAATATAACCGAAAAATTACAAAATTATAGAGATCAATATGTGTCTGATCTGAGCGAACTGAATTCCTTAGTTTTTAATTATTTTCAGATTACAGAATTGGAGAGAGATGCAATTTTGAGAATTGTGTTAAAAGCTGGAGAAGATGATGAGGGAAAGATATTTCAAATTGACAAAAAGTCTCAATTTGATAAAATATTGACAATATTAGTAGGCTCTGCTTTTGGCAGGTGGGATATCCGTATTCTAAAACATTGGGATCAAGAATGGAGTGATGAAGATATTTTTAAAGCTAGAAAACACAGCCCTTTTTTATATGGAAAGAGGGAATCAACTTTAGATTTGGTGCTTCCAGAATACCACGATAAAATAAAAGAAATTTGGGAAATCCCTTATCCAATTAAAGTATTGGAAGAGGTTGCCACTGTTTCAGATATCAATCCGATTGTAGGCAAACTAAAAGAAGTTATCCAATATTTCTGGCCGGAAACTCATGGCACCATTGAAGAAGAATTAACCGAGCATTTTAAAGTCAACGAACTTTCTGAAATATTTGACAAACATTCTAAATTCTTTGAGGCGCATTTAAAAGATTACTCGCGCAACAAAAGAGTCTCACCAATTTACTGGCATTTGGGTGTTCCTTCCGGCAAGTTTAATGTTTGGGTTTATTATCCAAAACTTAACGCGGGTTCTCTTTTCAAAATAATTAATGAACTGGTTGATCCAAAAATCAAAGAAGTCGCCAAAGAAGTAGAGGGTTTAGAATTTAATGGGACTGGTAAAGAATTAAATGATCAAAAATTATTTTTAGCCGAGTTAGAAGATTTCAAAGAAGAATTGCTACGAGTTGCGCAATTGCCTTACCAACCCAATCAAGATGACGGTGTCCTCATCACTGCTGCACCACTACACAATCTTTTCCGCCACCCGAAATGGAAAAAAGCCACCCAGGACTGTTGGAAACAACTTGAAAAAGGAGATTATGACTGGGCACATTTGGCCTACAGCATTTGGCCGGATCGCGTCCGCAAGAAATGTGTAAAAGATCTGAGCATGGCAATCGCTCACGGTTTAGAAGATATTTGTACGGTAAAGCCGAAGGAAACAAAGGGAAAAATAGTAAAATAA
- the brxC gene encoding BREX system P-loop protein BrxC, with amino-acid sequence MTKIREIFGADKNIYRSIEKVVTFGNATELNLKNEISEYVVTDRLKDNFDKILDALHHGMGEKSTEVGIWVSGFYGSGKSSFAKYLGYGLQKDYTVDGQLFLDRLSNRINSIPTSQLFKRIVENYDPAVVLLDCATEQIKGGTLPPILELLIAKVNQLAGYSTDGQLANLEQMLQKDGKLDTFINEIQTEHNEDWHEIKMHDQLKAKGIASTLAANFYPKIWRDDKSFKTTKVDDMRTDKQKIEELLSTIRKITGKENIIFVVDEVGQYISAKESLILSLQGTLENLKDIGGGKAWLLATAQQTLTEDNPNSRLNSDKLYKLKDRFPIKAEIEASDIKEICTQRILGKSPTSSDQLKQLYKAHGEKLRHYTKLEKCERTMYSKDDLDEQLFTNLYPFLPQHFEIIISLLGRLAKITGGVGLRSAIKVIQDVLTAKLSSEDKALAEFDLGKLATAYHIYDVLKADIRKSYSHIVGAVDKIAALYGESSEHAQVAKSIAVLQLLDDFYLSTKNVAVLMHPNATSDSVIEKVTAIVDELKNTPGCTLNEIDGELRFMTDAIINIEIEKNKILPTSSEIRKVYEDIIKDIFSPVPQARLLNTKTVRTGINLNQNGKISKLLEPNEEIQTDVIISNAVEYSQLVIDLIRNSTDSSSSSKIFLIGKIEKNIDDNIMEIVKNEAIYSTRNKYNDKEITDYLNSQKQEASRLKELVTRVIVQAFEKGEFVFRGSNKPVTSYGNKFRDCTNSKLSEVANLVYDKYIQAPINIGGSDAEKLLNFPNLKVLPSSLNHFDLIKGDGSIELDKESLKSIREFIIKEDQVEGRKLLEHFDAAPYGWSKDTTRFLISAMFIASDVKLRISGEDIKVVGPKAIEALKNVNGFSKIAISAFQANEKPSAEMVSLSIQRLGQLTGKVIAPLPDKIAEAVRHYFPEFQTKYSSVKTKLQYLGLPGQDKAQEVQDGIAEILKGEGSDAAFRLGKPVSDLFTNLIWIAEVQKGFDNGIEESFIEANDLKKSISELPDSGLLKDLKENAQNDFDIVHQITNNTNFVSKISDLKEANSNIKNLCSDYSQKLLSAENENITAEISQIKSAEDWSRLKEDQQKEIATRLEGLKIENQQGLEGIKNILKYNYTISNNLKEVREQITEYTKIKPVIIIEPVVVPDPPVPNPNPEPTIIEKSKVTKSLSAFSKTISSQSELNLLIEELQNIKEELDAGNIIEITW; translated from the coding sequence ATGACAAAAATTAGAGAAATATTTGGCGCAGATAAAAATATCTACCGCTCCATAGAAAAGGTAGTAACTTTTGGCAACGCTACAGAACTTAATCTTAAAAATGAGATTTCCGAATATGTAGTTACGGACAGACTTAAAGACAATTTCGATAAAATTCTGGATGCCTTACATCATGGAATGGGAGAAAAATCTACTGAAGTAGGAATTTGGGTTTCTGGTTTTTATGGCTCAGGTAAAAGTTCTTTTGCTAAATACTTAGGATATGGGCTTCAGAAAGATTATACAGTTGATGGTCAATTATTTTTAGACCGCTTATCAAACAGGATTAATTCAATACCTACCTCTCAACTTTTTAAGAGAATTGTTGAAAATTATGATCCAGCAGTTGTTCTGTTAGATTGTGCTACAGAACAAATTAAAGGCGGAACACTTCCTCCAATATTGGAACTGCTAATTGCGAAAGTAAATCAATTGGCGGGTTATTCTACAGATGGGCAATTAGCTAATTTGGAGCAAATGCTACAAAAAGATGGTAAATTGGACACGTTTATTAATGAAATTCAAACAGAACATAATGAAGACTGGCACGAGATAAAAATGCATGACCAGTTAAAAGCAAAAGGAATTGCTTCGACATTGGCCGCTAATTTCTATCCGAAAATTTGGAGAGATGACAAATCATTCAAAACCACAAAGGTTGATGACATGCGAACCGATAAGCAGAAAATAGAAGAGCTGCTTTCAACAATTCGGAAAATCACAGGTAAAGAAAATATTATTTTTGTTGTCGATGAAGTGGGACAATACATTTCTGCTAAAGAAAGTTTGATTCTTTCTCTCCAGGGAACACTCGAAAATTTGAAAGATATTGGAGGTGGAAAGGCCTGGTTACTTGCGACCGCACAACAAACATTAACTGAAGATAATCCTAATTCCCGTTTAAATTCAGATAAACTTTATAAGTTAAAAGACCGATTTCCCATTAAAGCTGAAATTGAAGCTTCTGATATTAAAGAAATTTGTACGCAAAGAATTTTAGGAAAATCCCCCACATCTTCTGATCAACTTAAGCAGTTGTACAAAGCGCACGGAGAAAAACTTCGTCATTATACCAAGCTTGAGAAATGCGAGCGAACCATGTACAGTAAAGATGATTTGGACGAACAATTATTTACCAATCTATATCCATTTTTACCACAGCATTTTGAAATTATCATTTCATTATTGGGAAGGTTAGCTAAGATTACCGGTGGAGTAGGTTTGCGTTCGGCAATTAAAGTAATCCAAGATGTTCTTACCGCTAAACTGTCTTCTGAAGATAAAGCATTAGCAGAGTTTGACTTAGGAAAACTTGCAACTGCTTACCATATCTATGATGTCTTAAAAGCAGATATTAGAAAATCGTACAGCCATATTGTAGGAGCAGTCGATAAAATCGCGGCGCTTTATGGTGAATCTTCTGAGCATGCGCAAGTTGCAAAATCCATAGCAGTTCTCCAGTTATTAGATGATTTCTATTTGTCAACAAAAAATGTAGCAGTATTGATGCATCCAAACGCAACAAGTGATTCTGTGATTGAAAAAGTTACAGCGATTGTTGATGAATTAAAAAATACACCGGGTTGTACTCTAAATGAAATCGATGGTGAATTAAGATTCATGACCGATGCTATTATTAACATTGAGATCGAAAAGAATAAGATCCTGCCAACTTCTAGTGAAATTAGAAAGGTTTATGAAGACATTATCAAAGATATATTCTCTCCCGTTCCGCAGGCGAGACTCTTAAACACTAAAACGGTGCGAACCGGAATTAACTTAAATCAAAACGGTAAAATATCTAAACTGCTCGAACCTAATGAGGAAATTCAAACGGATGTGATTATTTCTAATGCTGTTGAATATTCTCAACTGGTGATCGATCTCATCAGAAACAGTACTGACAGTTCATCGTCATCCAAAATATTTCTAATCGGTAAAATCGAAAAAAATATTGATGACAACATTATGGAAATCGTTAAAAATGAAGCGATTTATAGTACGAGAAATAAATATAATGACAAAGAGATTACTGATTATCTGAACAGCCAGAAACAGGAAGCTTCCCGCTTGAAAGAACTAGTAACTAGAGTTATTGTCCAGGCTTTTGAAAAAGGTGAATTTGTTTTCAGAGGAAGCAATAAGCCTGTTACCAGTTATGGGAATAAATTTAGAGACTGTACCAATAGTAAACTGAGCGAAGTTGCTAATTTGGTATACGATAAATACATTCAGGCTCCTATTAATATTGGAGGTTCTGATGCAGAGAAATTATTGAATTTTCCAAATTTAAAAGTTTTGCCGTCATCTCTTAATCATTTTGATTTGATTAAAGGCGATGGAAGTATTGAATTAGATAAGGAATCGCTCAAATCTATCAGAGAATTTATCATTAAAGAGGATCAAGTAGAAGGCCGTAAACTGCTGGAGCATTTCGATGCAGCACCGTATGGCTGGAGCAAGGATACAACGCGGTTTTTAATCTCTGCTATGTTTATTGCTTCCGATGTTAAATTGAGAATTTCAGGGGAGGATATTAAGGTGGTTGGACCCAAAGCAATTGAAGCTTTAAAAAATGTAAATGGGTTCAGTAAAATTGCAATCTCTGCTTTTCAGGCAAATGAAAAGCCTTCTGCCGAAATGGTTTCGTTATCAATTCAGCGGTTAGGTCAACTTACTGGAAAGGTGATTGCCCCTCTTCCAGACAAAATTGCGGAGGCAGTACGACATTATTTCCCTGAATTTCAAACTAAATATTCCTCCGTTAAAACCAAACTTCAGTATTTGGGCTTGCCGGGACAGGATAAAGCACAGGAAGTACAGGACGGTATTGCTGAAATTTTGAAAGGCGAAGGTTCAGATGCTGCATTCAGATTAGGCAAGCCAGTTTCTGATTTATTTACAAATTTAATTTGGATTGCCGAAGTCCAAAAAGGATTTGATAACGGAATTGAAGAATCTTTTATTGAAGCAAATGATTTAAAAAAGAGTATTTCTGAACTTCCTGATTCCGGCCTTCTAAAAGATTTGAAAGAAAATGCCCAAAACGATTTCGATATTGTACATCAAATTACAAACAATACTAATTTCGTATCCAAAATATCTGATTTAAAAGAAGCAAATAGCAATATTAAAAACTTGTGTTCAGATTATTCACAAAAATTGCTGTCTGCTGAAAATGAAAATATCACTGCAGAGATTTCGCAAATAAAGTCCGCTGAAGATTGGAGTAGATTAAAAGAGGATCAGCAAAAAGAGATTGCGACACGATTGGAAGGTTTGAAAATCGAAAACCAACAGGGCTTGGAAGGAATTAAAAATATTTTAAAATACAATTATACCATTTCTAATAACTTAAAGGAAGTTCGTGAGCAAATAACGGAGTACACAAAAATTAAACCTGTAATTATAATTGAACCCGTTGTAGTTCCAGATCCTCCGGTTCCAAATCCGAATCCTGAACCCACGATAATCGAAAAGAGTAAGGTTACAAAAAGTTTATCTGCTTTTTCAAAAACGATTTCTAGTCAAAGCGAATTGAATCTTCTTATCGAAGAACTGCAAAACATCAAAGAAGAATTAGATGCAGGAAATATAATTGAAATAACTTGGTAA
- a CDS encoding BREX protein BrxB domain-containing protein, with the protein MNIDKRFTDLLDYLVQPKAHDHSGDKTICYLTFPTEKIQHVKRKLNEGWLDIAKHKGINPIVLSLHEVLKDFFIEDDYRITAGEDAVEDEEEMKETYNSLGENMKQRQVLENAILDKQENVKSLKDGVLIITDLEAIHPYSRFGPIEQEIYTKVEVPIIVMYPGEISGSALKYLGFYPEDGNYRSKHF; encoded by the coding sequence ATGAATATAGATAAAAGATTTACAGATTTGCTAGACTATTTGGTGCAGCCAAAAGCGCATGATCACAGTGGAGATAAAACTATCTGCTACCTCACTTTTCCAACGGAAAAAATACAGCACGTTAAACGAAAACTTAATGAAGGCTGGTTAGACATTGCCAAGCACAAAGGAATTAATCCCATAGTACTTTCTCTACATGAAGTTTTAAAAGATTTTTTTATCGAAGATGATTATAGAATTACAGCGGGAGAAGATGCGGTGGAAGATGAAGAAGAAATGAAAGAAACCTATAACAGCTTAGGGGAAAATATGAAACAGCGGCAAGTGTTAGAGAATGCAATTTTAGACAAACAAGAAAATGTAAAGAGTTTAAAGGATGGCGTCTTGATCATCACAGATCTTGAAGCAATTCATCCTTACAGCCGTTTTGGACCAATAGAACAAGAAATATATACTAAAGTAGAAGTTCCCATTATCGTAATGTATCCGGGGGAAATATCAGGCTCAGCCCTTAAGTACTTAGGATTTTATCCAGAAGATGGAAATTACAGATCAAAGCATTTTTAA
- a CDS encoding BrxA family protein, whose protein sequence is MTAIKYVYNANLAKGTGLINETLTLTEFYKEGDSKESFLNRCISHNILNKSTEHRTKDIINLVFYQRYWNVDYQVVKNLKDLREYGLSLEGLKSLFYVYTARANQVLFDFVLELGESNQNQKINNETSKSFLLRAISSLKAPAWSDSIIKRVSSYLISCLKDFDLIDREGTLKMNHPNQMVVNYLLHELHFMGLSDGAIVQNKVWKLFGLSENDIITEIEKISFKGTFIFQHSGEILRIGWKYHNMDEFIENEYR, encoded by the coding sequence ATGACTGCGATTAAATACGTATACAATGCTAATTTGGCTAAGGGTACAGGTTTAATAAATGAAACCTTGACTCTTACCGAATTTTATAAAGAGGGCGATTCAAAAGAATCATTCTTAAATAGGTGCATTTCCCACAATATTTTAAACAAATCAACAGAGCATAGGACCAAAGATATTATTAATTTGGTCTTTTATCAGCGGTACTGGAATGTAGATTATCAAGTAGTAAAGAACCTAAAAGACTTAAGAGAATACGGATTAAGTTTAGAAGGTTTAAAATCACTTTTTTATGTGTACACCGCGAGAGCAAATCAAGTATTATTTGATTTTGTTTTGGAGTTGGGTGAGTCGAACCAGAATCAAAAGATTAATAATGAAACATCAAAGAGTTTTCTTTTAAGAGCGATATCAAGTTTAAAAGCTCCAGCGTGGAGTGATTCAATTATCAAGCGTGTTTCTTCCTATCTCATTTCATGTTTAAAGGATTTCGATTTAATTGATAGGGAAGGGACTTTGAAAATGAATCATCCCAACCAAATGGTTGTTAATTATTTGCTCCACGAACTTCACTTTATGGGCCTAAGTGACGGTGCAATTGTACAAAATAAAGTATGGAAATTATTTGGGTTATCAGAAAATGATATTATAACCGAAATTGAGAAGATTTCTTTTAAAGGAACTTTCATTTTTCAACACTCAGGCGAGATATTAAGAATTGGATGGAAGTACCATAATATGGATGAATTTATAGAAAATGAATATAGATAA